In Solanum lycopersicum chromosome 5, SLM_r2.1, the following are encoded in one genomic region:
- the LOC138348986 gene encoding amino acid transporter AVT1I-like produces KTLFCFFFHIGIGIISIPYALSQGGWLCLMLLLLVAIICCYTGILLQKCMSVSPSIKTYPDIGEFAFGNKGRILISIFLYLELYFVAIEFLILEGDNLQKLFPNAKIHVGCVKIVGREVFVLLVAIIILPTTWLKSLGLLAYVSIGGVLASIVLVFSIFWVGAMDGIGFEEKGVIWRWDGLISAISMYTFCYCGHAVFPTICNSMKDRSQFPKVLFVCFIVSTITYGSMATIGYLMYGQNLMSQITLNLPTGKISSKIAIYTTLVNPITKYALVVSPIATAIEDKLPLRKSKFIVSYFIRTILVISTVTVALTVPFFGYVMCRGDE; encoded by the exons AAaactcttttttgtttcttctttcatATAGGTATTGGAATAATATCAATACCCTATGCACTTTCCCAAGGAGGATGGTTATGTTTGATGCTACTTCTTTTAGTAGCAATTATATGTTGTTACACAGGAATACTTTTGCAAAAATGCATGAGTGTTTCACCATCAATTAAGACATACCCTGATATTGGTGAATTTGCTTTTGGTAACAAAGGAAGAATATTGATATCCATTTTCTTATATCTTGAACTATACTTTGTTGCAATTGAATTCCTCATATTAGAAGGTGACAATTTGCAAAAATTATTCCCAAATGCAAAAATTCATGTTGGTTGTGTTAAAATTGTTGGAAGGGAAGTATTTGTTTTATTAGTTGCTATTATCATATTGCCAACAACATGGTTGAAAAGTTTAGGTTTATTGGCTTATGTTTCGATTGGTGGAGTTTTGGCTTCAATTGTTTTggttttttcaatattttgggTTGGTGCAATGGATGGTATTGGATTTGAAGAAAAAGGTGTGATTTGGAGATGGGATGGATTGATAAGTGCAATAAGTATGTATACATTTTGTTATTGTGGTCATGCTGTGTTCCCAACAATATGCAATTCCATGAAGGATAGAAGCCAATTTCCCAAG GTTTTATTTGTGTGCTTTATAGTAAGCACCATAACCTATGGATCAATGGCAACTATAGGGTACTTAATGTATGGACAGAATTTAATGTCACAAATAACATTAAATCTCCCAACGGGGAAAATTAGTTCAAAAATCGCGATATATACGACACTTGTTAATCCAATAACAAAGTATGCTCTTGTCGTCTCTCCAATTGCAACGGCTATTGAAGATAAATTACCTTTACGAAAGAGTAAATTTATCGTAAGCTACTTCATCAGAACAATTTTAGTCATCAGCACGGTCACTGTTGCGTTAACCGTTCCATTCTTTGGATATGTAATGTGTAGGGGTGACGAATAA
- the LOC101268284 gene encoding zinc finger protein SHOOT GRAVITROPISM 5-like: MLTSNSFLFGAPSNYSDPFSSPENGFIIKRKRRPAGTPDPDAQVVYLTAEMLMESDRYVCEICNLSFQREQNLQMHRRRHKVPWKLKKKEEEKNEMDQVIKKRVYVCPEPSCVHHDPCHALGDLVGIKKHFRRKHSNYKQWICQKCNKGYAVQSDYKAHIKTCGTRGHSCDCGRVFSRVETFIEHQDSCKPQSTTTKECHDMQIPKPIFLPTTTTHIPPHDQYSKILPNLDLELFTSPNYFNQNTHNFSSFVDQSDHHHHNNNYIVQNNDIEVKEIIEEATTQVTRLKSEANEILKIAMEEKAMAIEKRQEAKCLIELANLEMAKAMEIRQSVCASSSSSSHVMKIIKCSSCNNKQFQSVSSSKDATLTNNYYLSSSIYRR; this comes from the exons atgcTAACTAGCAACTCTTTCTTGTTTGGTGCTCCTTCTAATTATTCTGATCCATTTTCTTCCCCAGAAAATGGTTttattatcaaaagaaaaagaagacctGCTGGTACTccag ATCCCGATGCACAAGTTGTATATCTTACAGCTGAGATGTTAATGGAATCTGATCGTTACGTTTGTGAAATCTGCAACCTTAGCTTTCAAAGAGAGCAAAATCTACAAATGCATCGTCGTCGCCATAAGGTTCCAtggaagttgaagaagaag gaagaagagaaaaatgagaTGGATCAAGTTATTAAGAAGAGAGTATATGTGTGTCCAGAGCCAAGTTGTGTGCACCATGATCCATGTCATGCATTAGGTGATCTTGTTGGAATCAAAAAACattttagaagaaaacataGCAATTACAAACAATGGATTTGTCAAAAATGCAACAAAGGTTATGCTGTTCAATCAGATTATAAAGCTCACATCAAAACTTGTGGTACTAGAGGCCATTCTTGTGATTGTGGAAGAGTTTTCTCTAG agtTGAAACATTTATTGAGCATCAAGATTCATGCAAACCACAAAGTACAACTACTAAAGAATGTCATGATATGCAAATACCAAAACCAATTTTCTTGCCTACTACTACAACTCATATCCCACCACATGatcaatattcaaaaatattgcCTAATCTTGATCTTGAGCTTTTCACTTCTCCAAATTATTTCAACCAAAACACacacaatttttcatcatttgttGATCAAagtgatcatcatcatcataataataattacatagTCCAAAACAATGATATTGAAGTCAAAGAAATTATTGAAGAGGCAACAACACAAGTAACAAGATTGAAAAGTGAAGCAAATGAAATACTCAAAATAGCAATGGAAGAAAAGGCAATGGCTATAGAGAAGAGACAAGAAGCAAAGTGTTTGATTGAATTAGCCAACCTTGAAATGGCAAAAGCAATGGAAATTAGACAAAGTGTTTGtgcttcatcatcatcatcatcacatgTCATGAAGATAATAAAATGTAGTTCTTGTAATAATAAACAATTTCAAAGTGtgtcatcatcaaaagatgCTACTTTgactaataattattatttgtcatcttctatttatagaagatga